In Amphiura filiformis chromosome 2, Afil_fr2py, whole genome shotgun sequence, one DNA window encodes the following:
- the LOC140146454 gene encoding uncharacterized protein — MPSKEQKKKEARKRRYEEEKAKKQQGLLTCLERGPNPPGEACICQNPCQNPCQNPSQRRRDEQESTDHEQQSTAMTTAEPCQLVNDGGFQSADEIIKDILKN, encoded by the exons ATGCCATCTAAagagcagaagaagaaagaagcgaGAAAGAGGAGGTATGAGGAGGAGAAGGCTAAGAAGCAGCAG GGTCTTCTGACATGTCTCGAACGGGGTCCTAATCCCCCGGGCGAGGCATGTATATGCCAAAATCCATGCCAAAATCCATGCCAAAATCCAAGCCAAAGACGAAGAGATGAACAGGAAAGTACAGACCACGAACAGCAATCAACTGCTATGACCACTGCAGAACCATGTCAACTTGTGAATGATGGTGGATTTCAAAGTGCCGATGAAATT